One part of the Sorangiineae bacterium MSr11954 genome encodes these proteins:
- a CDS encoding M35 family metallo-endopeptidase, whose amino-acid sequence MKPMIRHRVGWWGIAALSMSWFAVACASSVEEKAAGRAEDDLGQGDGIDVQAGDIHVALSRGTLSSAVLPKDADSAITVTLTNRGSRSVRMLAWSTLLEGIEAPLFDVRRDGEPVPYIGRLYKRAAPVAGDYVVLAPGERLVRTVNLAEAYDLSISGNYRVQFRADLPGLAGHTQRAAALLSNDLDLWLVGRPAPAREPDHAFDVYGGGEPSAQPFRYYGCSDAQAKKLQDGLVAAEDYAINSYYYLVNHTASTPRFTTWFGTFSPAARNTVGPHFTNLANTFVQKNFFFDCATCTRPNVYAYVYPDRPYNVYLCPVVWNRPIRGTDSVGGTLVHETSHFLAVAGTRDYAYGQSACRSLATSNPANALQNADSHEYFAENNPVLP is encoded by the coding sequence ATGAAGCCAATGATTCGACATCGCGTGGGATGGTGGGGGATCGCGGCGCTGAGCATGTCGTGGTTCGCGGTCGCGTGCGCTAGTTCGGTCGAGGAGAAGGCGGCCGGCCGCGCCGAGGATGATCTCGGGCAAGGAGACGGCATCGACGTGCAAGCGGGCGATATTCACGTCGCGTTGTCACGCGGCACCTTATCGTCTGCCGTTCTACCGAAAGACGCGGACTCTGCGATCACCGTCACCCTGACGAATCGGGGATCGCGCTCCGTGCGCATGCTCGCCTGGTCGACGTTGCTCGAAGGCATCGAGGCGCCGCTGTTCGACGTGCGCCGCGATGGCGAGCCGGTGCCGTACATCGGCCGCCTCTACAAGCGCGCCGCGCCGGTGGCCGGAGACTACGTGGTGCTCGCGCCCGGCGAGCGCCTCGTTCGAACGGTGAATTTGGCGGAGGCGTACGATCTCTCGATATCCGGCAATTACCGCGTTCAGTTTCGCGCCGACCTGCCCGGCCTCGCCGGCCATACGCAACGTGCGGCGGCGCTCCTATCCAACGATCTCGACCTGTGGCTCGTTGGGCGCCCAGCGCCGGCACGCGAGCCGGACCATGCGTTCGATGTGTACGGCGGAGGCGAACCGTCGGCGCAGCCGTTTCGGTATTATGGTTGCAGCGATGCGCAGGCCAAAAAGCTCCAAGATGGATTGGTCGCCGCCGAGGATTATGCGATAAACTCGTATTATTACTTGGTCAATCACACCGCGAGCACGCCGCGTTTTACCACGTGGTTTGGCACCTTCAGCCCCGCGGCGCGCAACACGGTCGGACCCCACTTTACGAACCTCGCCAATACGTTCGTACAAAAAAACTTCTTCTTCGATTGCGCCACCTGTACCCGGCCCAACGTCTACGCCTATGTCTATCCGGACCGGCCGTACAACGTGTACCTCTGCCCGGTGGTCTGGAACCGTCCGATACGCGGTACGGACTCGGTGGGCGGCACCCTCGTTCACGAGACGAGCCATTTTCTCGCGGTGGCGGGCACCCGGGATTACGCCTACGGCCAGAGCGCGTGCCGATCGCTGGCCACGAGCAACCCCGCCAATGCGCTCCAGAACGCCGATAGCCACGAGTACTTCGCGGAGAACAACCCCGTGCTGCCGTAA
- the lspA gene encoding signal peptidase II, translated as MLLLFSGVLAGCDHASKALAQQELGEGRVIELISGVLDLRYTENHDTAFSLLRDITFPHKATVLGLVASFILLVTLVAWWQRRSAPWPEPLGYALIAAGAVGNVTDRFARGFVIDFIHLKHWPVFNVADVLIVAGVMLIGIGAARAHASGPVG; from the coding sequence GTGCTCCTTCTGTTCTCCGGGGTGCTGGCGGGGTGCGACCACGCGTCCAAGGCCCTGGCGCAGCAAGAGCTCGGGGAAGGCCGGGTCATCGAGCTGATCTCCGGGGTGCTCGATCTTCGGTACACCGAGAACCACGACACGGCCTTCTCGCTCTTGCGCGACATCACGTTCCCGCACAAGGCCACGGTGCTGGGCCTCGTCGCCAGCTTCATCCTGCTGGTGACACTGGTCGCATGGTGGCAAAGGCGCAGCGCCCCTTGGCCGGAGCCCCTGGGCTATGCGCTCATCGCGGCGGGCGCCGTGGGCAATGTCACCGATCGCTTTGCGCGCGGCTTCGTCATCGACTTCATCCACCTGAAACACTGGCCCGTCTTCAATGTGGCCGACGTGCTCATCGTGGCCGGCGTGATGCTCATCGGGATCGGCGCCGCGCGGGCCCATGCCTCGGGCCCGGTCGGCTGA
- a CDS encoding FAD-binding oxidoreductase, producing the protein MSELERDLARALPALRTSTDPADRVAYARDLWPRHHLAVRAGNVAAHRPGIIVWPSSTDDVRALVMWANATRTPLVPFGAGSGVCAGILPREDVVVVDLKRMNRWRRFDPRAPVLDVEAGHLGLPLEEELGRRGFTLGHFPSSILCSTVGGWIAARSAGQNSGYYGKMEDMVAALECVTGKGDVVTLQRRTHGPDLVPLIVGSEGTLAIVTSATLRLHRATATRGFASWSFPSTEDGWEAMRVLFQSGLRPAVCRLYDPFDAMLARRGSVSHGPKKERAPGAGAAVLRALLRRPAAFNALIDSGLGTKAFGGALIVAVFEGPGDRPVRDLEAARRIVERSRGEYRGEGPARRWLSHRYAISYRQAPTIASGLFLDTMEICATWSRLGALYHGVRRALGESVFVMAHLSHAYPDGCCIYFSFAGSAAPGAKAGEWDAACERVYDATWQRALDAAIAAGGTLAHHHGAGRSKAPHLGKELGAGVDVVRALKRALDPAGILNPGNLIPAPTATEAVPS; encoded by the coding sequence GTGAGCGAACTCGAACGCGACCTCGCACGCGCGCTCCCCGCGCTGCGCACGAGCACCGATCCCGCCGATCGCGTCGCGTATGCGCGCGATCTCTGGCCGCGCCATCACCTGGCGGTGCGCGCGGGAAACGTGGCCGCGCATCGTCCGGGCATCATCGTCTGGCCGAGCTCCACGGACGACGTGCGCGCGCTCGTCATGTGGGCCAACGCGACCCGCACCCCGCTCGTTCCCTTCGGGGCCGGCAGCGGGGTCTGCGCGGGGATCCTGCCGCGCGAGGACGTGGTGGTGGTCGATCTCAAGCGCATGAACCGCTGGCGACGCTTCGATCCGCGCGCGCCGGTGCTGGACGTGGAGGCGGGCCACCTGGGCTTGCCCCTCGAAGAAGAGCTGGGCCGCCGTGGCTTCACCTTGGGGCACTTCCCCTCGTCCATCCTGTGCAGCACGGTGGGCGGCTGGATCGCGGCGCGAAGCGCGGGGCAGAACTCCGGCTACTACGGCAAAATGGAGGACATGGTGGCCGCGCTCGAGTGCGTGACCGGCAAGGGCGACGTGGTCACCTTGCAGCGCCGCACCCACGGTCCCGATCTGGTGCCGCTCATCGTGGGGAGCGAGGGCACGTTGGCCATCGTCACCTCGGCGACCTTGCGCCTTCATCGCGCCACCGCGACGCGCGGCTTTGCCTCGTGGAGCTTCCCCTCCACCGAGGACGGCTGGGAGGCCATGCGCGTCCTATTTCAGTCCGGTCTGCGCCCCGCCGTCTGCCGCCTCTACGACCCGTTCGACGCCATGCTCGCGCGCCGCGGATCCGTCTCGCACGGGCCCAAAAAAGAGCGCGCCCCCGGCGCCGGGGCGGCCGTGCTGCGCGCGCTCCTGCGGAGGCCGGCCGCGTTCAACGCGCTCATCGACAGCGGCCTGGGGACCAAGGCCTTTGGCGGCGCGTTGATCGTCGCCGTCTTCGAGGGCCCCGGCGATCGCCCCGTGCGCGACCTCGAGGCCGCGCGCCGCATCGTCGAGCGAAGCCGCGGCGAGTACCGCGGCGAGGGCCCCGCGCGGCGCTGGCTTTCGCACCGTTATGCGATCAGCTACCGGCAGGCGCCGACCATCGCGTCGGGCTTGTTCCTGGACACCATGGAGATCTGCGCCACCTGGTCCCGCTTGGGCGCGCTCTACCACGGCGTCCGCCGGGCCCTGGGTGAGAGCGTCTTCGTGATGGCCCATCTGAGCCACGCCTACCCCGATGGTTGCTGCATCTACTTCTCCTTCGCCGGAAGCGCCGCACCCGGGGCCAAGGCCGGCGAATGGGATGCAGCCTGCGAGCGCGTCTACGATGCCACCTGGCAGCGCGCCCTCGACGCCGCCATCGCCGCGGGCGGCACCCTCGCCCACCACCACGGGGCGGGGCGCTCCAAGGCCCCGCACCTCGGCAAGGAGCTGGGAGCCGGCGTCGATGTCGTTCGAGCGCTCAAGCGCGCGCTCGATCCTGCGGGGATCCTGAACCCGGGCAACCTCATCCCCGCACCCACCGCGACGGAGGCGGTGCCGTCATGA
- a CDS encoding bifunctional homocysteine S-methyltransferase/methylenetetrahydrofolate reductase, giving the protein MTSRPLRPFLEQLAAEPLVVDGAMGTQLYERGILYSSCFEELNVSRPEVVVRVHEDYVKAGANVLETNTFGANALRLEKHGLQARVRELNLAGVELARKAAAGRAFVAGAIGPSGYFLGEASARDLAKVEAALGEQAEALVEGGVDVLVVETFRQPNELLLALDAAVRASKGKVPIIASASLDEHGRMADGTMAHEIALQMKDHGASILGVNCSDGPMNVLAAAEQMLGLDLPVCAVPNAGLPRRVDERLVYVSTPEYFGLYARRMFKLGVRMVGGCCGTTPDHIKRIAASARMAGAADGSRNDPESQARDTVVDGISQVSVPVPRGLVPVAFETKSTLSAKIGKEFVVSVEVNPPIGLDPSRALNAARMLKEGGVDVINIADGARAQARMSNLVMAGRVQRDIGIETILHVCGRDRNLLGTLAHLLGAHDMGIRNLVIITGDPPKMGEFPDATPVYDLDSIGILKLAARLNNGIDPGGRALGDVTQFVLATGAEPSALNYAREIERVKMKKEAGAELIMTQPVYDPAALDRFLADIAPLGLPVLVGLLPLASYRNAEFLHNEVPGMQVPEHVRDRMRKAGGGAQGRKEGVAIAREMLAAVRDKVAGAYIMPPLERYELALEVIDGFKGPVAAPARAGTG; this is encoded by the coding sequence ATGACTTCTCGGCCACTTCGCCCTTTCCTGGAGCAGCTTGCCGCAGAACCCCTCGTCGTCGACGGGGCCATGGGCACGCAGCTCTACGAGCGAGGCATCCTCTACAGCAGCTGCTTCGAGGAGCTCAATGTCTCGCGCCCCGAGGTCGTCGTCCGGGTCCACGAAGATTACGTGAAGGCCGGTGCGAACGTCCTGGAGACCAACACCTTCGGCGCCAACGCCCTGCGGCTCGAGAAGCACGGGCTGCAAGCGCGGGTGCGCGAGCTGAACCTCGCGGGGGTCGAGCTCGCGCGCAAGGCTGCGGCCGGGCGCGCGTTCGTGGCGGGGGCCATCGGTCCGAGCGGCTACTTCCTCGGTGAGGCGAGCGCGCGCGATCTGGCCAAGGTCGAGGCAGCCCTGGGCGAGCAGGCCGAGGCGCTGGTCGAGGGAGGGGTCGATGTGCTGGTGGTCGAGACCTTCCGGCAGCCGAACGAGCTTTTGTTGGCGCTCGACGCGGCCGTTCGCGCGTCCAAGGGGAAGGTGCCGATCATCGCCAGCGCGTCGCTCGACGAGCACGGGCGCATGGCCGATGGAACCATGGCGCACGAGATCGCGCTCCAGATGAAGGATCACGGCGCCTCCATCTTGGGGGTCAACTGCTCCGATGGCCCGATGAACGTGCTGGCCGCGGCCGAGCAGATGCTGGGGCTCGATCTGCCGGTGTGCGCCGTCCCCAACGCCGGCTTGCCGCGGAGGGTGGACGAGCGGCTCGTGTACGTCTCCACGCCGGAGTACTTCGGGCTCTATGCGCGCCGCATGTTCAAGCTGGGCGTGCGCATGGTGGGCGGCTGCTGTGGGACCACGCCCGATCACATCAAGCGCATCGCCGCCTCGGCGCGCATGGCGGGTGCGGCCGATGGCTCGCGGAACGATCCCGAGAGCCAGGCGCGCGACACCGTGGTGGACGGGATCTCGCAGGTGTCGGTGCCGGTGCCGCGCGGGCTCGTGCCGGTGGCGTTCGAGACCAAGAGCACCTTGTCGGCGAAGATCGGCAAGGAGTTCGTGGTGTCGGTGGAGGTCAATCCGCCCATCGGGCTCGATCCCTCGCGGGCGCTGAACGCGGCGCGCATGTTGAAGGAGGGCGGGGTCGACGTCATCAACATCGCCGATGGCGCGCGGGCGCAGGCGCGGATGAGCAACTTGGTCATGGCCGGGCGCGTTCAGCGCGACATCGGCATCGAGACCATCCTGCACGTGTGCGGGCGCGATCGAAACTTGCTCGGCACCTTGGCGCACTTGCTCGGCGCGCACGACATGGGCATCCGGAACTTGGTCATCATCACCGGCGATCCGCCGAAGATGGGCGAGTTCCCCGACGCGACCCCCGTCTACGATCTGGACTCCATCGGCATCCTCAAGCTGGCGGCCCGCTTGAACAACGGCATCGATCCGGGCGGCCGCGCGCTGGGCGACGTGACCCAGTTCGTGCTGGCCACCGGCGCCGAGCCCTCGGCGCTCAACTATGCGCGCGAGATCGAGCGGGTCAAAATGAAGAAGGAGGCGGGCGCGGAGCTGATCATGACGCAGCCCGTGTACGATCCGGCCGCGCTCGATCGCTTCTTGGCCGATATCGCGCCGCTGGGGCTGCCGGTGCTCGTGGGGCTCTTGCCGCTCGCGAGCTACCGCAACGCGGAGTTCTTGCACAACGAGGTCCCCGGCATGCAAGTGCCCGAACATGTGCGCGATCGCATGCGCAAGGCCGGCGGCGGCGCCCAAGGCCGCAAGGAAGGCGTGGCCATCGCGCGCGAGATGCTGGCCGCCGTGCGCGACAAAGTCGCGGGCGCGTACATCATGCCGCCGCTGGAGCGCTACGAGCTGGCGCTCGAGGTGATCGACGGCTTCAAGGGTCCCGTGGCCGCCCCGGCGCGCGCTGGCACGGGATAA
- a CDS encoding C4-type zinc ribbon domain-containing protein, with protein MSITEQIRSLEELASVDAELKILEDQLSQERSTLDALKGSLQKLEDKLKADRAHVAALDKTRSDFVAEVRQMGQQIEHSREKMNRSRNEREANAAQRELEELRKLVRDREEEIGKLTTEAETARLQIEATEGEAGKISEELGSREGDIHSRLGDAEQQKTKRLLDRELASKKLPPVLYRRYEMIRGKRGTGIAQTSDGTCKACNMALPPQLFHRLRREPLLDQCPSCNRIIYFVSPVAAAQPVKEG; from the coding sequence TTGAGCATTACCGAGCAGATTCGATCGCTCGAGGAGCTGGCATCCGTGGATGCGGAGCTGAAAATCCTCGAGGACCAGCTCAGTCAGGAGCGTTCAACGCTCGATGCATTGAAAGGCAGCCTCCAAAAATTGGAGGACAAGCTAAAGGCGGATCGAGCCCACGTCGCCGCGCTCGACAAGACGCGCTCGGATTTCGTGGCCGAAGTTCGTCAGATGGGCCAGCAGATCGAACACTCGCGCGAAAAGATGAACCGTTCGCGCAACGAGCGCGAGGCCAACGCTGCCCAGCGTGAGCTCGAAGAGCTTCGCAAGTTGGTGCGCGATCGCGAAGAGGAAATCGGCAAGCTCACCACCGAGGCGGAGACCGCCCGCCTGCAAATCGAGGCGACCGAGGGGGAAGCGGGCAAGATCTCCGAGGAGCTGGGCTCGCGCGAAGGGGACATTCACTCGCGGCTCGGCGACGCGGAGCAGCAGAAGACCAAGCGCCTGCTCGACCGGGAGCTGGCGTCGAAGAAGCTGCCGCCGGTCCTTTACCGCCGCTACGAAATGATCCGCGGCAAGCGGGGAACGGGCATCGCCCAGACGTCCGACGGGACCTGCAAGGCCTGCAACATGGCCCTGCCGCCGCAGCTTTTTCACCGGCTGCGTCGTGAGCCATTGCTCGATCAGTGCCCGTCGTGCAACCGTATCATCTACTTCGTTTCACCCGTGGCCGCCGCGCAGCCGGTGAAAGAAGGCTGA
- a CDS encoding serine/threonine protein kinase produces MKSCPKCQRVYPNDAGFCAADGTGLVFTSMVPVASDDDRRIGLRLCGRYEVRRVIADGGMGRVYEGVDKATDTRVAIKVLHDDVARDEVSVERFRREFEISSKLPHDHIVKVLDFQQDPQTRDWLLVMEFLDGEELRVVLRREHSIPPERVIRMLSQVALGLDAAHNINFVHRDLKPDNLFLCGSRDGDVVKILDFGSVKDKNTDAKKLTVLGTTIGSPYYMAPEQAQGLETLDRRADVFALAAITYECLCGGVPFPGSNGPSILLAILTKDADPPSVRCQGHANPPPPALDEVMEEAMAKNPNIRTQSVGMLADAVGRVYGLEGDHRAWAQMPQRELSRLVEQARPHLLKTRTLNVLEASADPFAAPPVHAPVVAGMAAGAGMGAALASGGGIAVQTHDGAVPYGALGGNPAADPRNSSGGYSTPPPPHSPSPAPQHLHLPAPAPAPQNDLRAMDRAFRAAEGSMTDDVVAAGLPSQERPAWLVPAIVGGVAVVVIGGVLFAVC; encoded by the coding sequence GTGAAAAGTTGCCCGAAGTGCCAGAGGGTCTACCCCAACGACGCCGGCTTTTGTGCGGCAGACGGCACGGGGCTCGTTTTCACCAGCATGGTCCCCGTCGCGAGCGACGACGACCGGCGCATCGGCCTTCGCTTGTGCGGCCGCTACGAGGTTCGTCGCGTCATCGCCGACGGCGGCATGGGGCGCGTGTACGAAGGGGTCGATAAGGCGACCGACACGCGCGTGGCCATCAAGGTGCTGCACGACGATGTGGCGCGCGACGAGGTGTCGGTCGAGCGCTTCCGGCGCGAGTTCGAGATCAGCTCGAAGCTGCCGCACGACCACATCGTCAAAGTCCTGGATTTTCAGCAAGATCCGCAGACGCGCGACTGGCTCTTGGTCATGGAGTTCCTCGACGGCGAGGAGCTGCGCGTGGTGCTGCGGCGCGAGCACTCCATCCCGCCCGAGCGCGTGATTCGGATGCTCTCGCAGGTGGCGCTCGGCCTCGACGCGGCGCACAACATCAACTTCGTCCACCGGGACTTGAAGCCGGACAACCTGTTCCTGTGCGGGAGCCGCGACGGGGACGTGGTGAAGATCCTGGACTTCGGCTCGGTGAAGGACAAGAACACCGACGCCAAGAAGCTCACCGTGCTGGGGACGACCATCGGCTCGCCCTACTACATGGCGCCGGAGCAGGCGCAGGGCCTGGAGACCCTCGACCGGCGCGCCGACGTGTTTGCGCTGGCCGCGATCACCTACGAGTGCCTCTGCGGCGGCGTTCCGTTCCCGGGGAGCAACGGGCCCTCGATCTTGTTGGCCATCCTGACCAAGGACGCCGATCCCCCCAGCGTGCGCTGCCAAGGGCACGCCAACCCTCCACCGCCGGCGCTCGACGAGGTGATGGAGGAGGCCATGGCGAAGAACCCCAACATCCGCACGCAGTCCGTGGGGATGCTCGCCGATGCCGTGGGGCGCGTGTACGGGCTCGAGGGCGATCATCGCGCCTGGGCGCAGATGCCGCAGCGCGAGCTCTCTCGTCTGGTGGAGCAGGCGCGCCCGCACCTGCTGAAGACGCGCACCCTCAATGTTCTCGAGGCGTCGGCCGATCCCTTTGCGGCGCCGCCCGTGCACGCTCCGGTGGTGGCCGGCATGGCCGCGGGGGCCGGCATGGGCGCGGCGCTCGCGTCGGGCGGTGGCATCGCGGTGCAGACGCACGATGGCGCGGTGCCCTATGGGGCGCTCGGCGGCAACCCGGCGGCCGATCCGCGCAATAGCTCCGGCGGGTACTCCACGCCGCCGCCTCCCCATTCGCCTTCGCCGGCGCCGCAGCACCTGCATCTGCCCGCGCCCGCGCCCGCGCCGCAAAACGATTTGCGCGCGATGGATCGCGCGTTCCGTGCGGCGGAAGGGTCGATGACGGACGACGTGGTCGCGGCGGGGCTGCCGTCGCAGGAGCGGCCCGCGTGGTTGGTGCCGGCGATCGTGGGCGGCGTGGCCGTGGTGGTGATCGGCGGGGTTCTGTTCGCCGTTTGCTGA